From Cannabis sativa cultivar Pink pepper isolate KNU-18-1 chromosome 8, ASM2916894v1, whole genome shotgun sequence, a single genomic window includes:
- the LOC115698768 gene encoding cytochrome P450 94B3 translates to MSSVMLLSMSLLLDQPLLPFLLVLVVLFYLIHQILCHLRRVLTGKGGGSSGGGGGSPPCYPVLGCLVSFYKNKTRLLDWYTELLEGSPTNTIVVQRLGARRTIVTANPENVEYMLRANFNNFPKGRPFTEILGDFLGYGIFNVDGELWKTQRKLASHEFSTKSLQEYVMNTLEDEVENCLLPLFESLAEENRGVVDLQDLLRRFAFNVICKVSLGIDRCSLDPCVVPVSPLARAFDAASEICARRGAAPLFIVWKIKRWFGVGSEKKLKAAVEEVHHFVMDIIHQRKSKINGEDGGGDDDDQDLLTRLIMAGHDEEVIRDMVISFIMAGRDTTSAAMTWLFWSLSCHPEAEKQVVKEIETIGNEESNKLGYECLKKLKMLEACICESMRLYPPVPWDSKHAIKDDLLPDKTHVKAGDRVTYFPYGMGRMEALWGKDRLEFKPDRWFLEPKKETGGNLKKVCPFKFPVFHAGPRVCLGKEMAFIQMKYVVASILRRFKIRPVTGSTRPVFVPLLTAHMAGGLKVLVRKRD, encoded by the coding sequence ATGAGCAGTGTAATGTTATTATCCATGTCTCTCTTACTTGATCAACCATTACTACCGTTTCTTTTGGTTTTAGTAGTGTTGTTCTACTTAATACACCAAATACTATGTCATCTCCGGCGAGTACTCACCGGAAAAGGAGGCGGCAGCAGTGGCGGTGGTGGCGGCAGCCCGCCGTGTTATCCGGTATTGGGGTGTTTGGTTTCATTCTACAAAAATAAGACTCGGTTGCTTGATTGGTATACTGAGCTTTTAGAAGGGTCACCAACAAATACCATAGTGGTTCAAAGGCTTGGTGCTCGGCGGACCATAGTGACAGCCAACCCTGAAAATGTTGAGTATATGTTAAGAGCCAACTTCAATAATTTCCCAAAAGGAAGACCCTTTACTGAAATTCTTGGAGATTTTCTTGGCTATGGGATATTTAATGTAGATGGGGAGCTATGGAAGACTCAAAGAAAGCTTGCAAGTCATGAGTTTAGTACAAAGTCTTTACAAGAATATGTTATGAACACTTTGGAGGATGAGGTTGAGAATTGTTTATTGCCTTTGTTTGAATCTTTGGCAGAGGAAAACAGAGGAGTTGTGGACTTACAAGATTTGTTGAGACGTTTTGCTTTTAATGTTATATGCAAAGTTTCACTTGGTATTGATAGGTGTAGTTTGGACCCTTGTGTTGTGCCAGTGTCACCACTTGCGCGCGCGTTTGATGCTGCTTCTGAGATATGCGCACGCCGTGGTGCTGCGCCTTTGTTTATAGTATGGAAAATTAAGAGATGGTTTGGTGTTGGTTCGGAGAAGAAGTTGAAGGCTGCTGTTGAGGAAGTTCATCATTTTGTTATGGATATAATTCATCAAAGGAAGAGCAAAATCAACGGTGAAGATGGtggtggtgatgatgatgatcaagaTCTTTTGACTAGGCTTATAATGGCTGGACATGATGAGGAGGTGATTAGAGATATGGTGATAAGTTTCATCATGGCTGGGAGGGACACAACTTCGGCTGCAATGACATGGCTATTTTGGTCACTTTCTTGTCACCCTGAAGCTGAGAAACAAGTGGTGAAAGAGATTGAAACTATTGGTAATGAAGAAAGTAATAAGTTGGGTTATGAATGTTTGAAGAAATTAAAGATGTTAGAGGCTTGTATTTGTGAGTCCATGAGGCTTTATCCACCGGTACCTTGGGACTCAAAACATGCCATAAAAGATGATTTGTTGCCTGACAAAACTCATGTGAAGGCAGGTGATAGAGTGACTTATTTCCCTTATGGGATGGGAAGAATGGAAGCTTTATGGGGAAAAGACAGGTTGGAGTTTAAACCAGACAGGTGGTTTCTTGAACCAAAGAAAGAAACAGGAGGGAATCTCAAGAAGGTATGCCCTTTTAAGTTTCCAGTCTTTCATGCTGGTCCAAGAGTTTGTCTTGGTAAAGAAATGGCATTCATTCAGATGAAATATGTGGTGGCTTCAATTCTCAGAAGATTCAAGATCAGACCGGTAACCGGTTCGACCAGACCGGTTTTTGTTCCGTTACTGACGGCTCACATGGCCGGAGGATTAAAGGTTTTGGTTAGGAAGAGAGACTGA
- the LOC133029987 gene encoding uncharacterized protein LOC133029987 codes for MVVTYSSSTPSLVQKKNSKMELKSLANRNKGKRHVVEGDDSNFAPLSKRGRALPKKKSKVAAHEKIPQDDAKKNDQDGVGLQYKLFCGFETIKVCQLHCSLRAAKGLVHVVFL; via the exons atggttGTAACTTATTCTTCATCAACTCCTTcccttgttcaaaaaaaaaattctaaaatggaGTTGAAATCTTTAGCTAATAGAAACAAGGGTAAACGACATGTTGTTGAGGGTGATGACTCTAATTTTGCTCCATTGTCGAAACGTGGGCGAGCTCTTCCAAAGAAGAAATCAAAGGTGGCAGCCCATGAAAAAATTCCTCAAGATGATgctaaaaaaaatgatcaagaTGGAGTTGGTCTTCAGTATAAG ttgttttgcggttttgaaacgatcaAGGTATGTCAGCTTCATTGTTCGCTCCGTGCAGCTAAAggtttagtgcatgtggtatttttgtaa
- the LOC115699449 gene encoding SWI/SNF complex component SNF12 homolog: MSMNNNNPPKNLGASSSPFGNAGMVPSSMGQNPNFPQSQGQPQIPAGFQGQYQLSQSQAQAIAHAQSKAQAHAQAQVQAAHAQFQAQLQAQGLSLNQNQGIVNMGSSSPNLSTPGSLGMKRMPQKPPVRPPGFSPPNMMAPMRTMELTPAARRKKQKLPEKQLQDKVAAILPESALYTQLLEFESRVDAALTRKKVDIQEALKTPPCIQKTLRIYVFNTFANQIRTIPKKPNAEPPTWSLKIVGRILEDGIDPDQPGAVQKTNPLYPKFSAFFKRVTISLDQRLYPDNHIIVWENARAPAPHEGFEVKRKGDKEFSANIRLEMNYIPEKFKLSQPLVEVLGVEVDTRPRIIAAIWQYVKARKLQNPHDPSYFNCDPPLQKVFGEEKMKFTMVSQKVSQHLFPPQPIHLEHKIKLSGNSPVGSACYDVLVDVPFPIQRELSVLLANSEKSKEIDACDEAICGAIRKILEHRRRRAFFLGFSQSPVEFINALIESQSKDLKLVAGEGSRSAEKERRSDFFNQPWVEDAVIRYLNRKPITGSDAPGSA, encoded by the exons ATGTCAATGAACAATAATAACCCACCTAAGAACCTTGGGGCCTCTTCCTCGCCCTTTGGTAATGCTGGTATGGTTCCCTCATCCATGGGACAAAATCCCAACTTTCCCCAATCACAAGGTCAACCTCAAATCCCAGCTGGCTTTCAAGGACAATATCAGTTATCCCAATCACAAGCACAGGCTATAGCCCATGCACAGTCAAAAGCTCAGGCCCATGCCCAAGCTCAGGTTCAAGCAGCTCATGCTCAATTCCAAGCTCAGTTGCAAGCTCAGGGTCTATCCCTTAACCAGAACCAAGGGATTGTGAACATGGGCTCTTCTTCACCTAACCTTTCGACGCCAGGTAGTTTAGGTATGAAAAGAATGCCTCAGAAACCTCCTGTACGCCCTCCTGGTTTTTCGCCTCCAAACATGATGGCGCCTATGAGAACAATGGAACTCACGCCTGCAGCTCGTAGAAAGAAGCAGAAGCTTCCCGAGAAGCAGTTACAAGATAAAGTAGCAGCCATTCTGCCCGAATCTGCTCTGTATACTCAGCTTCTTGAGTTCGAGAGTCGTGTTGATGCTGCTCTTACCAGAAAGAAAGTTGACATCCAAGAGGCTCTTAAAACCCCGCCTTGCATTCAAAAAACCCTTCGCATTTACGTGTTCAACACTTTTGCAAATCAGATCCGTACCATACCAAAAAAGCCTAATGCAGAGCCTCCAACTTGGTCTCTAAAGATAGTTGGGCGGATCTTGGAAGATGGAATAGATCCTGATCAGCCTGGtgctgttcagaaaacaaacccCTTGTACCCGAAGTTCTCAGCTTTCTTCAAAAGAGTAACTATTTCGCTTGACCAGAGACTTTACCCTGACAATCACATCATAGTATGGGAAAATGCTCGAGCGCCAGCCCCTCACGAAGGATTTGAGGTGAAGAGAAAGGGGGATAAAGAATTTAGTGCGAATATACGGTTGGAAATGAACTACATTCCTGAGAAGTTTAAGCTATCACAACCTTTAGTGGAAGTTCTCGGTGTTGAAGTTGATACCCGCCCAAGAATAATTGCTGCTATTTGGCAGTATGTGAAGGCAAGAAAGTTGCAGAACCCACATGACCCTTCATATTTTAATTGCGATCCGCCTCTTCAGAAAGTTTTTGGGGAAGAGAAGATGAAATTTACTATGGTTTCTCAGAAGGTCTCTCAGCATTTGTTCCCTCCACAACCAATTCATTTGGAGCATAAGATAAAACTTTCAGGAAATAGTCCTGTGGGAAGTGCTTGTTATGATGTGTTGGTTGATGTTCCTTTCCCAATTCAGAGAGAATTGTCTGTTCTTTTGGCCAACTCAGAAAAGAGCAAGGAAATCGACGCCTGTGATGAAGCCATATGTGGAGCAATTAGAAAAATCCTCGAGCACCGCAGGAGGCGGGCTTTTTTCCTTGGGTTTAGTCAGTCACCGGTGGAATTTATCAACGCTTTAATAGAATCCCAAAGCAAGGATCTGAAGCTTGTAGCTGGAGAAGGAAGTCGAAGTGCTGAAAAGGAGCGTCGGTCAGATTTCTTCAACCAGCCATG GGTTGAAGATGCTGTTATCCGTTACTTGAATCGCAAGCCAATTACCGGAAGTGATGCCCCTGGAAGTGCATGA
- the LOC115698625 gene encoding ATPase family AAA domain-containing protein FIGL1 has translation MAAKKEADEGSGSTAAEQVCWRKQVDDNLKRLHSLHLGAETALKKRDFSSAQILGLRLLGFLDSHSHSELDHAFVRPIRCEAISNIDSARRSLISDSDRKAFELAKKAPTCVFGSRGDIDTEKIKQSKYFRALIQHSNGITLNELGDQSVKQDKPSSKALNSNNQAKRIALRSNFSRENNNISPKYTTSGSCNYDECRIVEKPMSFHNQTKSQRSLFIQKDEEERTSGNSLGAKRMHVDIRSPSLKSPLSSEENNEVSANGFVTARAKLEMDARQKRGLSGSPNATVSPQSDNNGPRGYGGRSYGFSRRGIRGNFVPPIKSNGGNSGNLTSRIGGKGDDTADDSTKRCLELLCGPDGELPEKLRNLEPRLIEHVSNEIMDKDPNVRWEDIAGLDHAKKCVTEMVIWPLLRPDIFKGCRSPGKGLLLFGPPGTGKTMIGKAIAGEAKATFFYISASSLTSKWIGEGEKLVRALFGVASCRQPAVIFVDEIDSLLSQRKSEGEHESSRRLKTQFLIEMEGFDSGSEQILLIGATNRPQELDEAARRRLTKRLYIPLPSSEARAWIIQNLLKKDGLFKLEKEDIDTICKLTEGYSGSDMKNLVKDASMGPLREALKQGIEITKLKKEDMRPVTLKDFEQALQEVRPSVSLNELGTYEKWNNQFGSLSL, from the exons atgGCGGCAAAGAAGGAAGCCGATGAGGGTTCCGGTTCCACAGCGGCGGAACAAGTATGCTGGAGAAAACAAGTTGACGATAACCTAAAGAGGCTCCATTCCCTCCACTTGGGCGCCGAAACGGCTCTCAAGAAACGCGACTTCTCTTCGGCTCAAATCCTGGGGCTCCGCCTCCTTGGCTTCCTTGACTCTCATTCTCATTCCGAACTCGACCACGCCTTTGTCCGTCCCATTCGATGCGAAGCTATCTCTAACATTGATTCCGCTCGCCGTTCTCTCATTTCCGATTCTGATCG AAAAGCATTTGAGCTAGCAAAGAAAGCTCCAACATGTGTTTTTGGCTCAAGAGGAGATATTGATACTGAgaagattaagcaatcaaagtACTTCCGAGCTCTTATTCAGCACTCTAATGGAATAACTCTAAATGAACTG GGAGATCAATCGGTGAAGCAGGACAAACCGAGTAGCAAGGCCCTTAATTCTAATAATCAAGCAAAGCGGATAGCATTGAGAAGCAACTTTTCAAGGGAGAATAACAACATATCCCCAAAGTACACAACCTCTGGAAGTTGCAACTATGATGAATGCAGAATTGTAGAAAAGCCCATGTCATTTCATAATCAGACTAAAAGTCAACGCTCATTGTTTATTCAAAAGGACGAGGAAGAAAGAACCTCTGGAAATTCCTTGGGTGCAAAACGGATGCATGTGGATATCCGTAGCCCCAGCCTGAAGTCGCCCTTAAGTTCTGAAGAGAACAATGAAGTTTCGGCAAATGGATTTGTTACTGCAAGAGCAAAATTG GAAATGGATGCAAGACAAAAAAGAGGGTTATCTGGATCGCCCAATGCTACTGTTTCCCCACAAAGTGATAACAATGGTCCAAGGGGTTATGGTGGAAGATCATATGGGTTTTCTCGTCGTGGTATTCGTGGTAATTTTGTTCCCCCTATTAAATCCAATGGTGGCAACTCTGGGAATTTAACTTCACGAATTGGTGGAAAAGGCGACGATACTGCAGATGATTCTACAAAGAGATG CTTGGAATTGCTATGTGGTCCTGATGGTGAGCTTCCAGAAAAATTAAGGAATTTGGAGCCTCGTCTTATTGAACATGTTAGCAATGAGATCATGGACAAGGATCCCAATGTTCGGTGGGAGGACATTG CTGGTCTTGATCATGCCAAAAAATGTGTGACTGAGATGGTGATATGGCCTCTATTGCGTCCTGATATATTTAAAGGTTGTCGTTCTCCTGGAAAAGGCCTACTTCTCTTTGGCCCACCA GGAACAGGCAAAACAATGATTGGAAAAGCCATAGCTGGAGAGGCAAAAGCTACCTTCTTCTATATATCTGCTAGTTCACTGACGAGCAAGTGG ATTGGCGAGGGTGAAAAGCTAGTACGAGCCCTCTTTGGAGTTGCCAGTTGTCGTCAGCCAGCTGTGATATTTGTTGATGAAATTGATTCACTTCTCTCTCAG CGTAAATCAGAAGGTGAACACGAATCGAGTAGGAGACTCAAAACACAGTTCCTCATTGAAATGGAAGGCTTTGACAGTGGCAGCGAACAAATTCTACTTATAG GAGCAACAAATCGGCCTCAGGAACTAGATGAAGCAGCGCGGAGGCGACTTACAAAAAGGCTTTATATCCCTTTACCTTCCTCAG AAGCAAGAGCATGGATTATACAAAATCTACTAAAAAAGGATGGATTATTCAAACTCGAAAAGGAAGATATCGATACCATATGCAAATTAACTGAAG GTTATTCAGGATCAGACATGAAAAACTTGGTTAAGGATGCTTCAATGGGGCCACTGAGAGAGGCTTTGAAACAAGGCATAGAAATTACAAAGCTGAAAAAGGAGGATATGAGACCAGTAACACTGAAG GACTTTGAACAAGCATTGCAAGAGGTTCGGCCATCCGTTTCCTTGAATGAACTTGGTACCTATGAGAAATGGAACAACCAATTTGGAAGCTTGTCCCTCTAA
- the LOC115699067 gene encoding plastoglobule-localized metallopeptidase 48, chloroplastic, whose product MASVVPLPLNFNTLSSERLRFGSCSRKKKKNPTKNATFVCKAATSLVFRDLDADDFRHPLDKQNTLILRAIPGLNELGKALLGSVSEQVMLLENIGTSVLVSENQLPELHQLMIEAAKILNIESPDLYVRQSPVPNAYTLAISGKKPFIVVHTSLVELLTRKELQAVLAHELGHLKCDHGVWLTFANILTLGAYSVPGLGGLIAQSLEEQLFRWLRAAELTCDRAALLVAQDSKVVISVLMKLAGGCPSMADQLNVDAFLEQARSYEKASSSPMGWYIRNAQTRQLSHPLPVLRAREIDEWSRGHDYKYLLKRAAQNSVV is encoded by the exons ATGGCCTCTGTAGTacctcttcctttgaatttcaatACTCTTAGTTCAGAGAGATTGAGGTTTGGTTCGTgttcgaggaagaagaagaagaatcccACTAAAAATGCCACCTTTGTTTGTAAAGCTGCTACTTCTCTTGTTTTTCGGGATCTCGACGCTGATGATTTTCGCCACCCTCTTGACAAACAG AACACACTGATTTTGAGGGCAATTCCTGGGTTGAACGAGCTTGGAAAAGCTTTATTAG GGTCTGTTTCAGAACAAGTGATGCTTTTGGAGAATATTGGAACTTCAGTTCTTGTATCTGAAAATCAG CTACCTGAACTACACCAGTTAATGATTGAAGCAGCAAAAATATTGAACATTGAGTCACCTGATCTGTATGTTCGTCAAAGTCCAGTACCAAATGCATATACTTTAGCCATAAGTGGTAAAAAGCCATTTATTGTGGTTCATACTAGCCTTGTGGAGCTTTTGACTCGAAAAGAGTTACAG gCTGTTTTGGCTCATGAATTGGGTCATTTGAAATGCGACCATGGTGTGTGGCTTACATTTGCAAATATTCTTACCCTTGGAGCTTATAGTGTACCTG GGCTTGGTGGGTTGATAGCTCAGAGTTTAGAAGAACAGTTATTTCGTTGGCTTCGAGCAGCTGAGTTAACTTGTGATCGTGCAGCTCTTCTTGTTGCCCAAGATTCAAAG GTGGTAATATCTGTGCTGATGAAGTTAGCTGGGGGCTGTCCATCTATGGCTGACCAACTAAATGTTGATGCATTTCTGGAACAAGCTCGGTCTTATGAAAAAGCTTCATCAAGCCCGATGGGTTGGTACATAAG AAATGCTCAGACGAGACAACTCTCTCACCCGTTGCCTGTTTTACGTGCTCGTGAGATTGATGAATGGTCCAGAGGTCATGATTATAAATACCTTCTCAAACGCGCAGCGCAAAACAGTGTTGTATAG
- the LOC115698916 gene encoding F-box/kelch-repeat protein At3g27150 produces MFEERKRGEERRGSNLHTNDSTTTSCRFSSPTMVHGNINNNNNNNRNKCSSHERRRLITGSSSSSSSSSSSSSSFSSSSGLKPQDADYPQPQLIEEVEALILARVPRSDYGTISLVNKRFLSLIKTGEIYNIRKQIKFKEPTVFMLASGEQRWWAFDGHHFNTLRQLPILPAEFPFHNGDKETLCAGTHLLVSGNEHEAGPTVWIYNLVTNQWFRGPPMINSRNMFAAATCGTFGYVAGGVVKTGIGYESEKKYTSSAERYNPESKSWEALPNMHRKRGSCSGFYMDDRFFVIGGENMEGNLTCAEAFDEKRRKWDLIPNMLADMPVLNPRSPPLVAVANNELYSLEPSTNQLMVYVKKTQSWKRLGPVPVRADAMGGWGVAFKSLGVELLVIGGNANAFAGPMLIYTCCPDPNARELNWRRVEVPRNRLQPFIFNCSVMLV; encoded by the coding sequence ATGTTTGAAGAAAGGAAACGTGGTGAAGAAAGGAGAGGTAGTAATTTGCACACAAATGATTCCACAACTACTTCTTGTAGATTCAGTTCCCCAACAATGGTTCATGGAAATatcaataacaacaacaacaacaacagaaaCAAGTGTTCTTCCCATGAAAGAAGAAGACTTATTACtggctcatcatcatcatcatcatcatcatcttcatcttcatcttcattttCATCCTCCTCTGGTTTAAAACCTCAGGATGCAGATTATCCACAGCCTCAACTCATTGAAGAAGTAGAGGCTCTGATCTTAGCAAGAGTACCAAGATCAGATTATGGAACAATCTCTCTTGTTAATAAGAGATTCTTATCACTTATCAAGACAGGAGAGATTTACAACATAAGAAAACAGATCAAGTTTAAAGAACCAACTGTTTTCATGCTTGCTTCAGGTGAGCAGAGATGGTGGGCTTTTGATGGTCACCATTTCAACACACTTCGCCAACTTCCCATTTTACCAGCTGAGTTTCCCTTTCACAATGGTGATAAAGAGACCCTTTGTGCCGGAACCCATCTCTTAGTTTCGGGCAATGAACACGAAGCTGGACCAACTGTTTGGATTTACAACTTGGTTACCAACCAATGGTTTAGAGGCCCTCCTATGATTAACTCAAGGAACATGTTTGCTGCAGCTACTTGTGGAACCTTTGGTTATGTTGCAGGAGGTGTTGTCAAGACCGGGATTGGTTATGAATCCGAAAAGAAGTACACAAGCTCAGCTGAGAGATACAATCCTGAGTCTAAATCATGGGAAGCTCTTCCAAACATGCATAGAAAAAGAGGGTCTTGCTCAGGTTTTTACATGGATGACAGGTTTTTTGTCATTGGTGGTGAGAACATGGAAGGGAATCTTACATGTGCTGAGGCTTTTGATGAGAAAAGAAGGAAATGGGATTTGATTCCTAACATGTTAGCTGACATGCCAGTGTTGAATCCCAGGTCTCCGCCGCTTGTTGCAGTGGCTAATAATGAACTCTATTCACTTGAGCCTTCAACAAACCAGCTGATGGTTTATGTGAAAAAAACTCAGTCATGGAAGAGACTTGGACCTGTTCCTGTTAGAGCTGATGCCATGGGGGGATGGGGTGTGGCTTTTAAGTCACTTGGGGTTGAGCTTCTTGTCATTGGTGGTAATGCTAATGCCTTTGCTGGTCCTATGTTGATATACACTTGTTGTCCTGACCCCAATGCTAGGGAGCTGAACTGGAGGCGCGTTGAGGTACCCCGAAACAGGCTGCAGCCCTTCATTTTCAATTGCTCTGTCATGTTAGTTTGA
- the LOC115699065 gene encoding sulfite oxidase: protein MPGVTGPSDYSKEPPRHPCLQINSKEPFNAEPPRSALFRSYVTPVDLFYKRNHGPIPIVDDIERYSVSVSGLVENPKMLSMKDIRMLPKYDVTATLQCAGNRRTAMSKTRTVKGVGWDVSAIGNAVWGGAKLADVLELVGVPKLSSSSKSGGKHVEFVSVDRCKEENGGPYAASIPLIQATNPEADVLLAYEMNGEPLNRDHGYPLRVVVPGVIGARSVKWLDSITVIAEECQGFFMQKDYKMFPPSVNWDNINWNTRRPQMDFPVQCVICSLEESNAVKPGKVTVSGYAASGGGRGIERVDVSFDCGKSWVEASRYQKPGIPYVSDDERCDKWGWVLFEATADVHTNTEIVAKAVDSSANVQPENVEDIWNLRGILNTSWHRVQVRVGHSNM, encoded by the exons ATGCCGGGCGTTACAGGTCCATCCGATTATTCGAAAGAGCCACCACGACATCCATGCCTCCAAATCAATTCCAAG GAGCCTTTCAATGCAGAGCCACCTCGTTCGGCTTTGTTTCGATCCTATGTCACTCCCGTTGATTTGTTCTACAAGAGAAATCATGGCCCAATTCCTATTGTTGATGACATTGAAAG ATATTCTGTTTCAGTATCTGGTCTGGTAGAAAACCCCAAAATGCTGTCTATGAAAGATATCAG GATGCTTCCCAAGTACGATGTCACTGCTACATTGCAG TGTGCAGGTAATAGAAGAACAGCTATGAGCAAAACTAGAACAGTGAAGGGAGTTGGCTGGGATGTGTCTGCTATAGGAAATG CTGTTTGGGGAGGTGCCAAATTGGCTGACGTTCTGGAACTTGTTGGAGTACCGAAATTGTCAAGTTCTAGTAAATCAGGAGGCAAACATGTGGAGTTTGTTAGTGTTGATAGGTGTAAG GAGGAAAATGGAGGCCCTTATGCAGCATCTATTCCACTAATTCAGGCTACAAACCCGGAGGCAGATGTTTTACTTGCTTATGAGATGAATGGAGAG CCTCTGAATAGGGATCATGGATATCCATTGCGTGTTGTTGTCCCTGGTGTTATCGGCGCACGCTCTGTCAAATGGCTTGATTCTATAACTGTGATCGCAGAAGAATGCCAG GGTTTCTTTATGCAAAAAGACTACAAAATGTTTCCGCCATCAGTGAATTGGGACAACATTAACTGGAATACGAGGAGGCCACAAATGGATTTCCCTGTGCAG TGTGTAATTTGTTCTTTGGAGGAATCAAATGCAGTAAAGCCCGGAAAG GTAACTGTGAGTGGATACGCCGCATCAGGAGGCGGTCGTGGCATCGAAAGAGTAGATGTGTCTTTCGATTGTGGGAAGAGTTGGGTCGAGGCCTCTAGATACCAAAAGCCTGGGATCCCTTATGTTTCAGATGATGAAAGGTGTGACAAATGGGGTTGGGTGCTGTTTGAAGCCACAGCTGATGTACATACCAATACAGAGATTGTTGCCAAAGCG GTGGATTCATCAGCAAATGTCCAACCAGAAAATGTGGAAGACATTTGGAACTTGAGAGGAATACTCAACACTTCATGGCATCGGGTTCAAGTTCGTGTTGGCCACTCTAACATGTAG
- the LOC115699066 gene encoding protein DUF642 L-GALACTONO-1,4-LACTONE-RESPONSIVE GENE 2: MLLQLQIFILPLLLLTLASADLLQNPSFESPPSNLPKDSKSPFVLLNKNNTIPGWTFEGTVLYVTADETISLPNNGHAVQLGEDGIINQTFLASADHLRYVLTLTIAPPDQNQNCSDNADIVISAPDSKGVFSLKQPYGKETWESYGHYLGSWGDGESINLVIHSQADDSNTSSICWPVIDELLIKSMPKLVQGNENLLLNGGFEYGPEFLSSSTEGILIEPAPSVVQSPLQEWSVLGTVNYIDSKHFFVPQGNAAIEIVSTGIQTSASLKEGSSYSLGFTLGDANNSCVEDFFVAAQAGSTVQNFTLPSKGTGSAKKFSMKFKADSSVTTISFLSFAESQTKDGILCGPVVDDVVLRVSSGMKPDIQWTLLVILYFAAFLTFY; the protein is encoded by the exons ATGCTACTCCAACTCCAAATCTTCATTTTGCCTCTTCTCTTATTGACATTAGCATCTGCAG ATCTTCTGCAGAATCCGAGCTTTGAATCTCCACCATCAAACCTCCCAAAAGATTCGAAATCCCCATTTGTTTTACTTAACAAAAACAACACAATTCCCGGATGGACATTCGAAGGCACAGTCTTGTATGTCACAGCTGATGAGACCATTTCATTACCAAATAATGGACATGCTGTGCAACTGGGGGAAGATGGCATAATCAACCAGACATTCCTTGCCAGTGCAGATCACTTGCGCTATGTGCTTACCTTGACAATTGCACCACCAGATCAGAATCAGAATTGTTCAGATAATGCTGATATAGTAATCTCAGCACCAGATAGTAAAGGGGTCTTTTCTTTGAAGCAGCCTTATGGGAAGGAGACTTGGGAAAGCTATGGCCATTACTTGGGAAGCTGGGGTGATGGAGAGTCAATCAATCTTGTGATTCATAGCCAAGCAGATGACTCCAATACCAGCTCCATCTGCTGGCCTGTAATTGATGAACTTCTTATTAAGAGCATGCCAAAACTAGTTCAAGGAAATG AAAACTTACTGCTAAATGGAGGATTTGAATATGGTCCAGAATTTCTTAGCAGCTCTACCGAGGGAATATTGATTGAACCAGCACCAAGTGTTGTTCAATCCCCATTGCAAGAGTGGTCTGTGTTAGGAACTGTAAACTACATAGATTCAAAGCACTTTTTCGTCCCACAAGGCAATGCTGCAATCGAGATTGTTTCAACCGGCATACAAACATCAGCAAGCCTTAAAGAGGGATCGAGTTATAGTTTGGGATTCACACTTGGAGATGCTAACAACTCATGTGTGGAAGATTTTTTTGTGGCTGCCCAAGCAGGGTCAACAGTTCAAAATTTCACTCTTCCCAGCAAAGGCACAGGCTCAGCCAAGAAATTCTCAATGAAGTTCAAGGCAGATTCAAGTGTGACAACAATCAGTTTTCTGAGTTTTGCTGAAAGTCAAACAAAAGATGGTATTCTTTGTGGTCCCGTTGTTGATGATGTAGTGTTGCGAGTTTCGAGTGGGATGAAACCAGATATCCAATGGACCCTTCTCGTTATTCTGTATTTTGCAGCCTTTCTAACATTTTATTAA